A single genomic interval of Vulpes vulpes isolate BD-2025 chromosome 3, VulVul3, whole genome shotgun sequence harbors:
- the MYNN gene encoding myoneurin isoform X1, translated as MALEQGVKFHSGIKMQYSHHCEHLLERLNKQREAGFLCDCTVVIGEFQFKAHRNVLASFSEYFGAIYRSTSENNVFLDQSQVKADGFQKLLEFIYTGTLNLDSWNVKEIHQAADYLKVEEVVTKCKIKMEDFAFIANPSSTEISSITGNIELNQQTCLLTLRDYNSREKSEVSTDLVQANPKQGTLAKKSSQNKKKKKAFSSQKTGQNKTVQYPSDILENASVELFLDANKLSTPVIEQVGQRNDNSELELTSVMENTFPAQDIVQTVTVKRKRGKSQPNCALKEHSMSNIASVKNSYELESSGEELDQRYSKAKPMCNTCGKVFSEASSLRRHMRIHKGVKPYVCHLCGKAFTQCNQLKTHVRTHTGEKPYKCELCDKGFAQKCQLVFHSRMHHGEEKPYKCDVCNLQFATSSNLKIHARKHSGEKPYVCDRCGQRFAQASTLTYHVRRHTGEKPYVCDTCGKAFAVSSSLITHSRKHTGEKPYICGICGKSFISSGELNKHFRSHTGERPFICELCGNSYTDIKNLKKHKTKVHSGADKILDSGIEDHPLSEQDSIQKSPLSETLDVKPSDMTLPLSLPLGTEDHHILLPVTDNQSPTSDTLLRSTVNGYSEPQLIFLQQLY; from the exons ATGGCTCTAG aaCAAGGGGTAAAATTCCATTCTGGTATCAAAATGCAGTATTCGCATCACTGTGAGCACCTTTTAGAGAGACTGAACAAACAACGGGAAGCGGGTTTTCTTTGCGACTGCACCGTAGTGATTGGGGAATTCCAGTTTAAAGCCCACAGGAATGTGCTGGCCTCGTTTAGTGAGTATTTCGGTGCGATCTACAGAAGCACTTCTGAGAACAATGTCTTCCTTGATCAGAGTCAGGTGAAGGCTGATGGATTTCAGAAACTGTTGGAGTTTATATACACAGGAACTTTAAATCTCGACAG TTGGAATGTTAAAGAAATTCATCAGGCCGCTGACTATCTCAAAGTGGAAGAGGTGGTCACTAAGtgtaaaataaagatggaagattttgcttttattgctaaTCCCTCTTCTACAGAGATATCTAGTATTACTGGAAACATTGAATTGAATCAACAGACTTGTCTCCTTACTCTACGGGATTATAACAGTCGGGAAAAATCAGAAGTGTCTACAGATTTAGTTCAGGCAAATCCTAAACAAGGGACTTTAGCAAAGAAgtcctctcaaaataaaaagaagaagaaggcctTCAGCTCCCAAAAAACAGGACAGAATAAAACAGTGCAATATCCCAGTGACATTTTAGAGAATGCATCTGTTGAGTTATTTTTAGATGCAAATAAATTATCCACACCTGTAATAGAACAAGTTGGACAAAGAAATGATAATTCAGAACTCGAGTTGACATCAGTTATGGAAAACACTTTTCCAGCACAAGATATTGTGCAAACTGTTACAGTGAAACGGAAACGTGGAAAATCACAGCCAAACTGTGCTCTGAAAGAACACTCTATGTCCAACATAGCCAGTGTCAAGAATTCTTATGAGCTGGAGAGCTCTGGGGAGGAGCTGGATCAGAGGTATTCCAAGGCCAAGCCAATGTGTAACACATGTGGGAAAGTGTTTTCGGAAGCCAGCAGTTTGAGAAGGCACATGAGAATACATAAAGGAGTTAAACCTTATGTCTGCCACTTGTGTGGAAAGGCATTTACCCAGTGTAACCAGCTGAAAACGCATGTAAGAACTCATACAG GTGAGAAGCCATACAAATGTGAATTGTGTGATAAAGGATTTGCTCAGAAATGCCAGCTGGTCTTCCATAGTCGTATGCATCATGGTGAGGAAAAACCCTATAAATGTGATGTATGCAATTTACAATTTGCAACTTCTAGCAATCTCAAGATTCATgcaag gAAGCATAGTGGAGAGAAGCCATATGTCTGTGATAGGTGTGGACAGAGATTTGCTCAAGCCAGCACATTGACCTATCATGTTCGTAGGCATACTGGAGAAAAGCCTTATGTGTGTGATACTTGTGGGAAGGCTTTTGCTGTCTCTAGTTCTCTTATCACTCATTCTCGAAAACATACAG GTGAAAAACCATACATATGTGGTATTTGTgggaaaagttttatttcctcaGGAGAGCTCAACAAACACTTTCGATCCCATACAG GAGAAAGGCCATTTATCTGCGAATTGTGTGGAAATTCTTACacagatattaaaaatttaaagaagcaCAAAACAAAAGTCCATTCTG GTGCAGATAAAATTCTAGATTCTGGTATAGAGGATCATCCCTTGAGTGAACAAGATTCCATACAAAAAAGTCCTTTATCAGAAACATTGGATGTGAAACCTTCTGATATGACTTTACCACTATCTCTTCCACTTGGAACTGAGGACCACCACATCCTTCTGCCTGTCACAGATAATCAGTCTCCTACATCAGATACGTTGTTGAGGTCAACTGTGAATGGGTATTCAGAACCACAGTTGATTTTTTTACAGCAATTATACTGA
- the MYNN gene encoding myoneurin isoform X2, producing MQYSHHCEHLLERLNKQREAGFLCDCTVVIGEFQFKAHRNVLASFSEYFGAIYRSTSENNVFLDQSQVKADGFQKLLEFIYTGTLNLDSWNVKEIHQAADYLKVEEVVTKCKIKMEDFAFIANPSSTEISSITGNIELNQQTCLLTLRDYNSREKSEVSTDLVQANPKQGTLAKKSSQNKKKKKAFSSQKTGQNKTVQYPSDILENASVELFLDANKLSTPVIEQVGQRNDNSELELTSVMENTFPAQDIVQTVTVKRKRGKSQPNCALKEHSMSNIASVKNSYELESSGEELDQRYSKAKPMCNTCGKVFSEASSLRRHMRIHKGVKPYVCHLCGKAFTQCNQLKTHVRTHTGEKPYKCELCDKGFAQKCQLVFHSRMHHGEEKPYKCDVCNLQFATSSNLKIHARKHSGEKPYVCDRCGQRFAQASTLTYHVRRHTGEKPYVCDTCGKAFAVSSSLITHSRKHTGEKPYICGICGKSFISSGELNKHFRSHTGERPFICELCGNSYTDIKNLKKHKTKVHSGADKILDSGIEDHPLSEQDSIQKSPLSETLDVKPSDMTLPLSLPLGTEDHHILLPVTDNQSPTSDTLLRSTVNGYSEPQLIFLQQLY from the exons ATGCAGTATTCGCATCACTGTGAGCACCTTTTAGAGAGACTGAACAAACAACGGGAAGCGGGTTTTCTTTGCGACTGCACCGTAGTGATTGGGGAATTCCAGTTTAAAGCCCACAGGAATGTGCTGGCCTCGTTTAGTGAGTATTTCGGTGCGATCTACAGAAGCACTTCTGAGAACAATGTCTTCCTTGATCAGAGTCAGGTGAAGGCTGATGGATTTCAGAAACTGTTGGAGTTTATATACACAGGAACTTTAAATCTCGACAG TTGGAATGTTAAAGAAATTCATCAGGCCGCTGACTATCTCAAAGTGGAAGAGGTGGTCACTAAGtgtaaaataaagatggaagattttgcttttattgctaaTCCCTCTTCTACAGAGATATCTAGTATTACTGGAAACATTGAATTGAATCAACAGACTTGTCTCCTTACTCTACGGGATTATAACAGTCGGGAAAAATCAGAAGTGTCTACAGATTTAGTTCAGGCAAATCCTAAACAAGGGACTTTAGCAAAGAAgtcctctcaaaataaaaagaagaagaaggcctTCAGCTCCCAAAAAACAGGACAGAATAAAACAGTGCAATATCCCAGTGACATTTTAGAGAATGCATCTGTTGAGTTATTTTTAGATGCAAATAAATTATCCACACCTGTAATAGAACAAGTTGGACAAAGAAATGATAATTCAGAACTCGAGTTGACATCAGTTATGGAAAACACTTTTCCAGCACAAGATATTGTGCAAACTGTTACAGTGAAACGGAAACGTGGAAAATCACAGCCAAACTGTGCTCTGAAAGAACACTCTATGTCCAACATAGCCAGTGTCAAGAATTCTTATGAGCTGGAGAGCTCTGGGGAGGAGCTGGATCAGAGGTATTCCAAGGCCAAGCCAATGTGTAACACATGTGGGAAAGTGTTTTCGGAAGCCAGCAGTTTGAGAAGGCACATGAGAATACATAAAGGAGTTAAACCTTATGTCTGCCACTTGTGTGGAAAGGCATTTACCCAGTGTAACCAGCTGAAAACGCATGTAAGAACTCATACAG GTGAGAAGCCATACAAATGTGAATTGTGTGATAAAGGATTTGCTCAGAAATGCCAGCTGGTCTTCCATAGTCGTATGCATCATGGTGAGGAAAAACCCTATAAATGTGATGTATGCAATTTACAATTTGCAACTTCTAGCAATCTCAAGATTCATgcaag gAAGCATAGTGGAGAGAAGCCATATGTCTGTGATAGGTGTGGACAGAGATTTGCTCAAGCCAGCACATTGACCTATCATGTTCGTAGGCATACTGGAGAAAAGCCTTATGTGTGTGATACTTGTGGGAAGGCTTTTGCTGTCTCTAGTTCTCTTATCACTCATTCTCGAAAACATACAG GTGAAAAACCATACATATGTGGTATTTGTgggaaaagttttatttcctcaGGAGAGCTCAACAAACACTTTCGATCCCATACAG GAGAAAGGCCATTTATCTGCGAATTGTGTGGAAATTCTTACacagatattaaaaatttaaagaagcaCAAAACAAAAGTCCATTCTG GTGCAGATAAAATTCTAGATTCTGGTATAGAGGATCATCCCTTGAGTGAACAAGATTCCATACAAAAAAGTCCTTTATCAGAAACATTGGATGTGAAACCTTCTGATATGACTTTACCACTATCTCTTCCACTTGGAACTGAGGACCACCACATCCTTCTGCCTGTCACAGATAATCAGTCTCCTACATCAGATACGTTGTTGAGGTCAACTGTGAATGGGTATTCAGAACCACAGTTGATTTTTTTACAGCAATTATACTGA
- the MYNN gene encoding myoneurin isoform X3, giving the protein MALEQGVKFHSGIKMQYSHHCEHLLERLNKQREAGFLCDCTVVIGEFQFKAHRNVLASFSEYFGAIYRSTSENNVFLDQSQVKADGFQKLLEFIYTGTLNLDSWNVKEIHQAADYLKVEEVVTKCKIKMEDFAFIANPSSTEISSITGNIELNQQTCLLTLRDYNSREKSEVSTDLVQANPKQGTLAKKSSQNKKKKKAFSSQKTGQNKTVQYPSDILENASVELFLDANKLSTPVIEQVGQRNDNSELELTSVMENTFPAQDIVQTVTVKRKRGKSQPNCALKEHSMSNIASVKNSYELESSGEELDQRYSKAKPMCNTCGKVFSEASSLRRHMRIHKGVKPYVCHLCGKAFTQCNQLKTHVRTHTGEKPYKCELCDKGFAQKCQLVFHSRMHHGEEKPYKCDVCNLQFATSSNLKIHARKHSGEKPYVCDRCGQRFAQASTLTYHVRRHTGEKPYVCDTCGKAFAVSSSLITHSRKHTGERPFICELCGNSYTDIKNLKKHKTKVHSGADKILDSGIEDHPLSEQDSIQKSPLSETLDVKPSDMTLPLSLPLGTEDHHILLPVTDNQSPTSDTLLRSTVNGYSEPQLIFLQQLY; this is encoded by the exons ATGGCTCTAG aaCAAGGGGTAAAATTCCATTCTGGTATCAAAATGCAGTATTCGCATCACTGTGAGCACCTTTTAGAGAGACTGAACAAACAACGGGAAGCGGGTTTTCTTTGCGACTGCACCGTAGTGATTGGGGAATTCCAGTTTAAAGCCCACAGGAATGTGCTGGCCTCGTTTAGTGAGTATTTCGGTGCGATCTACAGAAGCACTTCTGAGAACAATGTCTTCCTTGATCAGAGTCAGGTGAAGGCTGATGGATTTCAGAAACTGTTGGAGTTTATATACACAGGAACTTTAAATCTCGACAG TTGGAATGTTAAAGAAATTCATCAGGCCGCTGACTATCTCAAAGTGGAAGAGGTGGTCACTAAGtgtaaaataaagatggaagattttgcttttattgctaaTCCCTCTTCTACAGAGATATCTAGTATTACTGGAAACATTGAATTGAATCAACAGACTTGTCTCCTTACTCTACGGGATTATAACAGTCGGGAAAAATCAGAAGTGTCTACAGATTTAGTTCAGGCAAATCCTAAACAAGGGACTTTAGCAAAGAAgtcctctcaaaataaaaagaagaagaaggcctTCAGCTCCCAAAAAACAGGACAGAATAAAACAGTGCAATATCCCAGTGACATTTTAGAGAATGCATCTGTTGAGTTATTTTTAGATGCAAATAAATTATCCACACCTGTAATAGAACAAGTTGGACAAAGAAATGATAATTCAGAACTCGAGTTGACATCAGTTATGGAAAACACTTTTCCAGCACAAGATATTGTGCAAACTGTTACAGTGAAACGGAAACGTGGAAAATCACAGCCAAACTGTGCTCTGAAAGAACACTCTATGTCCAACATAGCCAGTGTCAAGAATTCTTATGAGCTGGAGAGCTCTGGGGAGGAGCTGGATCAGAGGTATTCCAAGGCCAAGCCAATGTGTAACACATGTGGGAAAGTGTTTTCGGAAGCCAGCAGTTTGAGAAGGCACATGAGAATACATAAAGGAGTTAAACCTTATGTCTGCCACTTGTGTGGAAAGGCATTTACCCAGTGTAACCAGCTGAAAACGCATGTAAGAACTCATACAG GTGAGAAGCCATACAAATGTGAATTGTGTGATAAAGGATTTGCTCAGAAATGCCAGCTGGTCTTCCATAGTCGTATGCATCATGGTGAGGAAAAACCCTATAAATGTGATGTATGCAATTTACAATTTGCAACTTCTAGCAATCTCAAGATTCATgcaag gAAGCATAGTGGAGAGAAGCCATATGTCTGTGATAGGTGTGGACAGAGATTTGCTCAAGCCAGCACATTGACCTATCATGTTCGTAGGCATACTGGAGAAAAGCCTTATGTGTGTGATACTTGTGGGAAGGCTTTTGCTGTCTCTAGTTCTCTTATCACTCATTCTCGAAAACATACAG GAGAAAGGCCATTTATCTGCGAATTGTGTGGAAATTCTTACacagatattaaaaatttaaagaagcaCAAAACAAAAGTCCATTCTG GTGCAGATAAAATTCTAGATTCTGGTATAGAGGATCATCCCTTGAGTGAACAAGATTCCATACAAAAAAGTCCTTTATCAGAAACATTGGATGTGAAACCTTCTGATATGACTTTACCACTATCTCTTCCACTTGGAACTGAGGACCACCACATCCTTCTGCCTGTCACAGATAATCAGTCTCCTACATCAGATACGTTGTTGAGGTCAACTGTGAATGGGTATTCAGAACCACAGTTGATTTTTTTACAGCAATTATACTGA
- the MYNN gene encoding myoneurin isoform X4, which produces MQYSHHCEHLLERLNKQREAGFLCDCTVVIGEFQFKAHRNVLASFSEYFGAIYRSTSENNVFLDQSQVKADGFQKLLEFIYTGTLNLDSWNVKEIHQAADYLKVEEVVTKCKIKMEDFAFIANPSSTEISSITGNIELNQQTCLLTLRDYNSREKSEVSTDLVQANPKQGTLAKKSSQNKKKKKAFSSQKTGQNKTVQYPSDILENASVELFLDANKLSTPVIEQVGQRNDNSELELTSVMENTFPAQDIVQTVTVKRKRGKSQPNCALKEHSMSNIASVKNSYELESSGEELDQRYSKAKPMCNTCGKVFSEASSLRRHMRIHKGVKPYVCHLCGKAFTQCNQLKTHVRTHTGEKPYKCELCDKGFAQKCQLVFHSRMHHGEEKPYKCDVCNLQFATSSNLKIHARKHSGEKPYVCDRCGQRFAQASTLTYHVRRHTGEKPYVCDTCGKAFAVSSSLITHSRKHTGERPFICELCGNSYTDIKNLKKHKTKVHSGADKILDSGIEDHPLSEQDSIQKSPLSETLDVKPSDMTLPLSLPLGTEDHHILLPVTDNQSPTSDTLLRSTVNGYSEPQLIFLQQLY; this is translated from the exons ATGCAGTATTCGCATCACTGTGAGCACCTTTTAGAGAGACTGAACAAACAACGGGAAGCGGGTTTTCTTTGCGACTGCACCGTAGTGATTGGGGAATTCCAGTTTAAAGCCCACAGGAATGTGCTGGCCTCGTTTAGTGAGTATTTCGGTGCGATCTACAGAAGCACTTCTGAGAACAATGTCTTCCTTGATCAGAGTCAGGTGAAGGCTGATGGATTTCAGAAACTGTTGGAGTTTATATACACAGGAACTTTAAATCTCGACAG TTGGAATGTTAAAGAAATTCATCAGGCCGCTGACTATCTCAAAGTGGAAGAGGTGGTCACTAAGtgtaaaataaagatggaagattttgcttttattgctaaTCCCTCTTCTACAGAGATATCTAGTATTACTGGAAACATTGAATTGAATCAACAGACTTGTCTCCTTACTCTACGGGATTATAACAGTCGGGAAAAATCAGAAGTGTCTACAGATTTAGTTCAGGCAAATCCTAAACAAGGGACTTTAGCAAAGAAgtcctctcaaaataaaaagaagaagaaggcctTCAGCTCCCAAAAAACAGGACAGAATAAAACAGTGCAATATCCCAGTGACATTTTAGAGAATGCATCTGTTGAGTTATTTTTAGATGCAAATAAATTATCCACACCTGTAATAGAACAAGTTGGACAAAGAAATGATAATTCAGAACTCGAGTTGACATCAGTTATGGAAAACACTTTTCCAGCACAAGATATTGTGCAAACTGTTACAGTGAAACGGAAACGTGGAAAATCACAGCCAAACTGTGCTCTGAAAGAACACTCTATGTCCAACATAGCCAGTGTCAAGAATTCTTATGAGCTGGAGAGCTCTGGGGAGGAGCTGGATCAGAGGTATTCCAAGGCCAAGCCAATGTGTAACACATGTGGGAAAGTGTTTTCGGAAGCCAGCAGTTTGAGAAGGCACATGAGAATACATAAAGGAGTTAAACCTTATGTCTGCCACTTGTGTGGAAAGGCATTTACCCAGTGTAACCAGCTGAAAACGCATGTAAGAACTCATACAG GTGAGAAGCCATACAAATGTGAATTGTGTGATAAAGGATTTGCTCAGAAATGCCAGCTGGTCTTCCATAGTCGTATGCATCATGGTGAGGAAAAACCCTATAAATGTGATGTATGCAATTTACAATTTGCAACTTCTAGCAATCTCAAGATTCATgcaag gAAGCATAGTGGAGAGAAGCCATATGTCTGTGATAGGTGTGGACAGAGATTTGCTCAAGCCAGCACATTGACCTATCATGTTCGTAGGCATACTGGAGAAAAGCCTTATGTGTGTGATACTTGTGGGAAGGCTTTTGCTGTCTCTAGTTCTCTTATCACTCATTCTCGAAAACATACAG GAGAAAGGCCATTTATCTGCGAATTGTGTGGAAATTCTTACacagatattaaaaatttaaagaagcaCAAAACAAAAGTCCATTCTG GTGCAGATAAAATTCTAGATTCTGGTATAGAGGATCATCCCTTGAGTGAACAAGATTCCATACAAAAAAGTCCTTTATCAGAAACATTGGATGTGAAACCTTCTGATATGACTTTACCACTATCTCTTCCACTTGGAACTGAGGACCACCACATCCTTCTGCCTGTCACAGATAATCAGTCTCCTACATCAGATACGTTGTTGAGGTCAACTGTGAATGGGTATTCAGAACCACAGTTGATTTTTTTACAGCAATTATACTGA
- the MYNN gene encoding myoneurin isoform X5 yields the protein MLLLFLIKNWNVKEIHQAADYLKVEEVVTKCKIKMEDFAFIANPSSTEISSITGNIELNQQTCLLTLRDYNSREKSEVSTDLVQANPKQGTLAKKSSQNKKKKKAFSSQKTGQNKTVQYPSDILENASVELFLDANKLSTPVIEQVGQRNDNSELELTSVMENTFPAQDIVQTVTVKRKRGKSQPNCALKEHSMSNIASVKNSYELESSGEELDQRYSKAKPMCNTCGKVFSEASSLRRHMRIHKGVKPYVCHLCGKAFTQCNQLKTHVRTHTGEKPYKCELCDKGFAQKCQLVFHSRMHHGEEKPYKCDVCNLQFATSSNLKIHARKHSGEKPYVCDRCGQRFAQASTLTYHVRRHTGEKPYVCDTCGKAFAVSSSLITHSRKHTGEKPYICGICGKSFISSGELNKHFRSHTGERPFICELCGNSYTDIKNLKKHKTKVHSGADKILDSGIEDHPLSEQDSIQKSPLSETLDVKPSDMTLPLSLPLGTEDHHILLPVTDNQSPTSDTLLRSTVNGYSEPQLIFLQQLY from the exons ATGCTGTTGTTGTTTCTCATAAAGAA TTGGAATGTTAAAGAAATTCATCAGGCCGCTGACTATCTCAAAGTGGAAGAGGTGGTCACTAAGtgtaaaataaagatggaagattttgcttttattgctaaTCCCTCTTCTACAGAGATATCTAGTATTACTGGAAACATTGAATTGAATCAACAGACTTGTCTCCTTACTCTACGGGATTATAACAGTCGGGAAAAATCAGAAGTGTCTACAGATTTAGTTCAGGCAAATCCTAAACAAGGGACTTTAGCAAAGAAgtcctctcaaaataaaaagaagaagaaggcctTCAGCTCCCAAAAAACAGGACAGAATAAAACAGTGCAATATCCCAGTGACATTTTAGAGAATGCATCTGTTGAGTTATTTTTAGATGCAAATAAATTATCCACACCTGTAATAGAACAAGTTGGACAAAGAAATGATAATTCAGAACTCGAGTTGACATCAGTTATGGAAAACACTTTTCCAGCACAAGATATTGTGCAAACTGTTACAGTGAAACGGAAACGTGGAAAATCACAGCCAAACTGTGCTCTGAAAGAACACTCTATGTCCAACATAGCCAGTGTCAAGAATTCTTATGAGCTGGAGAGCTCTGGGGAGGAGCTGGATCAGAGGTATTCCAAGGCCAAGCCAATGTGTAACACATGTGGGAAAGTGTTTTCGGAAGCCAGCAGTTTGAGAAGGCACATGAGAATACATAAAGGAGTTAAACCTTATGTCTGCCACTTGTGTGGAAAGGCATTTACCCAGTGTAACCAGCTGAAAACGCATGTAAGAACTCATACAG GTGAGAAGCCATACAAATGTGAATTGTGTGATAAAGGATTTGCTCAGAAATGCCAGCTGGTCTTCCATAGTCGTATGCATCATGGTGAGGAAAAACCCTATAAATGTGATGTATGCAATTTACAATTTGCAACTTCTAGCAATCTCAAGATTCATgcaag gAAGCATAGTGGAGAGAAGCCATATGTCTGTGATAGGTGTGGACAGAGATTTGCTCAAGCCAGCACATTGACCTATCATGTTCGTAGGCATACTGGAGAAAAGCCTTATGTGTGTGATACTTGTGGGAAGGCTTTTGCTGTCTCTAGTTCTCTTATCACTCATTCTCGAAAACATACAG GTGAAAAACCATACATATGTGGTATTTGTgggaaaagttttatttcctcaGGAGAGCTCAACAAACACTTTCGATCCCATACAG GAGAAAGGCCATTTATCTGCGAATTGTGTGGAAATTCTTACacagatattaaaaatttaaagaagcaCAAAACAAAAGTCCATTCTG GTGCAGATAAAATTCTAGATTCTGGTATAGAGGATCATCCCTTGAGTGAACAAGATTCCATACAAAAAAGTCCTTTATCAGAAACATTGGATGTGAAACCTTCTGATATGACTTTACCACTATCTCTTCCACTTGGAACTGAGGACCACCACATCCTTCTGCCTGTCACAGATAATCAGTCTCCTACATCAGATACGTTGTTGAGGTCAACTGTGAATGGGTATTCAGAACCACAGTTGATTTTTTTACAGCAATTATACTGA
- the ACTRT3 gene encoding actin-related protein T3 — protein sequence MSHYQLPVVIDNGSGVIKAGLAGSREPQFVYPNIVGRPKGQGSGAQGAVEVCVGDQAQERRNALSISYPVERGLITSWGDMEIMWKHIYDHNLKLKACDGPVLITEPALNPLAKRQQITEVFFEHLQVPAFYMSIQGVLALFATGFTTGYVLNSGAGVTQGVPIFEGYCLPHGVQQLNLAGLDLTNYLMMLLKDHGIMLLSAADRKIVADIKETSCYVVMNYEEEMAKNPESVEKVYQLPDGKMIKLHNQLFHCPEALFSPHLLNLETPGIDKLCFSSIMKCDTDLRNSFFSNIILAGGSTSFPGLDKRLVKDIANMVPANTPVQVTAPPERKLSVWMGGSILASLSAFQDMWITEAEFKEVGPNIVHQRCF from the exons atgAGCCACTACCAGCTCCCGGTGGTGATCGACAACGGCTCCGGCGTGATCAAGGCCGGCCTGGCGGGGTCGCGGGAGCCCCAGTTCGTCTACCCCAACATTGTCGGCCGACCCAAAGGCCAGGGCAGCGGGGCCCAGGGCGCGGTGGAGGTGTGTGTGGGTGACCAGGCGCAGGAAAGGAGAAACGCGCTGTCCATTAG CTACCCAGTGGAGCGCGGTCTGATTACTTCCTGGGGGGACATGGAGATCATGTGGAAGCATATCTATGATCATAACCTGAAGCTAAAGGCCTGCGATGGCCCGGTCTTGATTACTGAGCCAGCACTGAACCCATTGGCGAAACGGCAACAGATCACTGAAGTGTTTTTCGAGCATCTACAGGTTCCTGCCTTCTATATGTCCATCCAGGGGGTGCTGGCTCTCTTTGCCACTGGCTTCACAACTGGCTATGTGCTGAATTCAGGTGCTGGGGTTACCCAGGGTGTACCCATCTTCGAGGGGTACTGTCTGCCTCATGGTGTCCAGCAGCTAAATCTGGCAGGCCTTGACCTCACCAACTACCTCATGATGCTGTTGAAGGACCATGGCATCATGCTGCTTAGTGCTGCAGACAGAAAGATTGTTGCAGATATTAAGGAAACCTCTTGTTATGTGGTAATGAACTATGAAGAGGAAATGGCCAAGAATCCTGAATCTGTAGAGAAAGTTTACCAGCTACCTGATGGGAAGATGATCAAGCTCCATAACCAGCTCTTTCATTGTCCAGAGGCCCTCTTCTCTCCACATCTTCTGAACCTTGAGACTCCTGGCATCGATAAGTTGTGTTTCAGCAGCATAATGAAATGCGATACAGATCTGAGGAATTCGTTTTTCTCCAATATTATCCTTGCTGGGGGATCAACCTCTTTCCCTGGTTTAGACAAGCGGCTAGTTAAAGATATAGCAAATATGGTGCCTGCCAATACGCCCGTGCAGGTTACAGCTCCCCCAGAAAGGAAACTATCAGTGTGGATGGGAGGCTCGATTCTTGCATCCCTGTCTGCCTTCCAGGACATGTGGATCACTGAGGCAGAATTTAAAGAAGTTGGACCTAACATAGTACACCAAAGATGCTTCTGA